The following DNA comes from Methanofastidiosum sp..
TTACCATTGCACCAGCTTCTGCCACTATGGATTGTCCACTATTCAAATTTACATTTAAAATACTAAAAACTGGCCTGTCTTTTATTTCGAATTTATATCCTTGTCCCCCGCTACCTGTAAATCCAGGAGTTGCTGGGGCACCAGCACCTAATTTAGCACCGCAACCGGTACAGAATTGGCTGCCATCAGGGTTCTGTGAACCACAACTTGCACAAAATGCCATTGAAATCACCAACATAGATGTGCTGCTTTGATTTAAATAGTTTTTGAAATGTTAAGTATATTGAACATATTTCAGCGATATATATAGATTATAGTGAATAATTATATAATTCTAATAATACACTAAAAATATTTTTTTACTAAATATTAGGAGAATTTCAAAAGATTTAAAAAGAGTGTAGTTTGAATCATTTATAGAATACCCATGATAAAAGTAAAACTATATGCAGAATATCGAGATATTATAGGGAAAAACGAGATAGAGATACAATGTGATCAGATGACTTTTAAAGAGATTGTTGAGTATATTTCAACTACTTATAATAAAGAATTCATAAAAGCAGCTATCCAAAATGGAAAAATCAATGAATACATGCTTGCAATGGTTGGAGAGACAATGCTTAATTCAATCGACGATACGATAAAAGACGGTGAAACCTTAAAAATACTCGCCACAGCCCATGGAGGCTAATATTATATTATTTAACATTATAAGTTATAATTGAGGATTAGGAATTGTTATAAGCCTTTTTATAACTTTATTAGTAATTTAAAGTTATATGATAACTTATTTTTTTTTGCCGTGAAACAATTATACCCGAAACTTTAAAATATATATGAGAACATTGAAGTTTGATAAAGATGAAAGTATGGATTGACATATCAAATACGCCACATGTAAACTTCTTCAAAGGCATCATAAAGAATTTCGAGGCAAGAGGTCATGAAACTTTTGTTACTTCTAGGAATTTTGATGGACTTTCCGCTTTATTAGATTTACACGGAATAAAGCACACCGTTGTTGGTAGTCATGGTGGATTCTGTAAGAAATCAAAATTAGTTGAAAGTTCTAAGAGGATCCTTGAATTGTCCGAGATAATCAGTGTTGAAGACATCGATTTATCACTATACAAGCATTCAGTTGAAGGTGCTAGAGTATCATATGGACTTGGGATACCCTCAATCTGCGTATTAGACAATGAAACTGCAATAGCTCAAAACAAGCTCATGCTGCCTTTATCCTCAAAAGTAATTGCCCCAGAAGCAATACCTCTTGAAGAAATAACGCGATATGGGGTGCATGAAAGTCAAGTTATACGTTTTAATGGTTTTTGTGAAATTGCTAACGTTGGCGATTTTAAATATGACGATTCTTTTATATCTGAATTAGGTCTTTGTGAGGACAAATTTACAATTGTCATGAGGCCAGAGCCTGTAAAGGCAAATTACTATAATGGCAACAAAGACAAAACAATAATTAAGGCGATACTTGAAAAAACAAAATGCCTAACAGATTATCAATTTGTAGTCTTTCCAAGATTTGAAGAGCAAAAATCTGTTTTTAATTATGATAATGTCGTCATCCCGGAAGAACCTGTCGATGCTCTTAGCCTTATGAAGTATTCTGACCTTGTTATAAGTGCAGGGGGGAGCATGAATAGAGAAGCAGTCGCTTTAAACACCCCGGCCTTAACTACTTACCCAGAGAAACTCTTGGCAGTAACAAGAAAAATGATAGAACAAGGACTTAAAGTTCATCTCCTGGACCCAGAGAAGATTACTAACTTTATTGAAAAAGATAATAATTTAGACATCTATCAAGATAACAATAAAAAAATACTCTCCAAACTTGAGAATCCAATAGATGTGATTTCAAGAGAAATTAAAACTCTTGGCATCTAATGATTTGAGTTTGAATCTTTTCTGATATTCCCCCTGTAATAGGATGCAAATATTCCTACAAATGACAAACCAGTAAATATGCTAAAGGCTATTTTAACTGCTGATAAAAAAACAGTGTGGTATTCGGGTGTTATCCCAACTCTCCCTATTATCAAAGCAAAAACGACCATTGATATGGCCATGCTCATCATTTGCCCAATTAGCCTCATTGTACCAACCATTGCAGAAGCTATACCGTAAAATTTTTTTTCAACAGAGCTCATTATGGAGTTCATATTGGGGGATGAAAAAAGGGCGTATCCAAATCCAACTAGTATCGAATTTATTACTATAATGGGGATGCTTGTAGTTTTATTGAGAAATGAGAATATTAGAAGACCAATAAATGTTATGCCCATCCCAGCAGTTGCAACGACCCTAGGTTCTACCCTATCTGAGAGTTTCCCTGCATAAGGGGAAAAAATAGCCATAACTAAAGGTTGAGACAGTAAGATTAACCCTGCCTGTTGTGGGCCAAGGCCTTTGATATATTGCAGATACAAACTCAACAAAAAAGTAATTCCAAAAGTAGCGCTGTAGTGTATCAAGGCAGCTATATTTGAAAATGTAAAACCCCTATTGTTTCTAAAAATCCTGACGTTTAACATCGGGCTATCAAACTTGACTTCCCAGTAGATAAATATTAAGATAAATAGGATTCCAAATAAAATGAATCCTGCTCCTTGGACGGATGGTAGAAGTGAGAATCCATATATGGCCATACTCAAGCTCAATGCATATATGATTGTACCAATATAATCCATCTTCTCATTTTTAGCTTCCGCCCATTCTCCCTTGATTAGAACAGTAATAAATGCACTAAATATTCCCATTAAAACACTTGAAATAAATAAACTCCTCCAACCAAAATTTTCAGTCAGTATTCCCCCAATAAAAGGCCCCATTGAAAGTCCTAAATAAACTGCGGCCACAGTGTATCCTAGTGCCTTACCTCTTTCTTGTATTGGGAAAGCAGATGTCACTATAGCAACACTTGTGCTGAACACCATCCCAACGCCTATACCAGTTAAGACTCTTGAGAATATCAGCATTGAAGTGGAATTTGATAGGGCAGAGATTAAAGTAGCAATTGTAAATATAATAATTCCATAAGTGAATATTTTCTTTCTGCCGTACAGATCTGCCAATCTTCCAGAGGGAACAAGTGAAATCGCAGCAGAAAGTAAATAAGATGTTGAAATCCAGCTCAGTAATACCGCATCAATGTTAAATTCATTGCCCAGTGCTGGCAAGGCTATATTAATTGAAGATCCCATAAAAGCTGTCAAGAAAGACGCTAGGGATGCAACAATCAGGATATACATCTTATTGTGGTCTTTTTCCATCCAATCCCTCTGTTAATTATATATTTCCGTATTAGTTGATTATAATTTAAATTTATTTAAATAAGTAAGGTTTTGTATGCCACAAGAGAGGTAAATAATAATCCTCCAAGAGTTGTATTGACGTATGGGAGATACCAGTACAATTTTTCTATCTTTAGTTCCTTTCGAAGAAGCAATAATAACGAAAATAAAATTAAATCACTTAAAAATCTTAAAACTTTCTTGGGGCCTTACACTGAAAATTGAGACGATTCCAAATTAATAAAAAATAAAGGTATAATTTAAATATTCAAGAGTACTATAAATCAATATTAGAGAGGTTTTAAAATGGAATTAACTTTCGAACATGTCAATGGGGAAAAGAAGGGAGATATAAAACTATATGCACTCAGCACTTGCGTCTGGTGTGGGAAAACAAAAGATCTTTTAAAGGAACTAGGAGTTGACTTCAATTTTGTTTTTGTCGATTTATTACAAGGAGATACAAAGCAATACGCCATAGACGAGGTAAAAAAATACAACAAAAATTTCTCATTTCCAACACTTGTAATTAACAATGATAAGGTTATAGTTGGATTCAAAGAGGCAGAGATAAAGGAGGCTTTATCTTAATGTATGAAGAGATGCCTGAAGAGAGAATAAACAAATTATATGAAAAATTAAAAAAGGACGCAGAAGCAGGCGGCTATCACTTAAACCCAGATATTGACTTTACAAAAAAACTAGTAAGGGGGCTCATAGTAAACGAGGATAGATATGGATACCAAGCTTGCCCTTGCAGAATTTCTAGTGGAACAAAGAAAGAGGATATTGATATAATATGTCCCTGCGATTACAGGGATCCAGATCTCGATGAGTATGGAACTTGTTACTGCGCACTATATGTCTCACAAGATATTTTGAATGGAAAAAAAGAACTAGGTTCTATTCCTGAAAGAAGACTGCCGGAAGAAGAAAGAAAAAAACAAACAGAGGGCAAAGTAGAGGGTTTAAGTTCTTTGAAATATCCAGTTTGGCGATGTAAAGTATGTGGTTACTTATGTGCTAGAGACGAACCACCTGAAGTTTGCCCCATATGCAAAGCAAAAAAAGATAGATTTGAAAGATTTTTATAAATTATTCTTTTGATTTTAATAGGTAATACCCTACGTACAGTAGTATTCCATTTAGAACGATAGAGTAAATCATCATCCCAATAACATATAGCCTAAGTGTTCTTACAAACTCGATTATACTTTGCTTGACATTATCATATTCAGTAAGAGAAGATTTTATTTCAGAAAAATCATCTCTGGCAGATTCGAGATTTAA
Coding sequences within:
- a CDS encoding MoaD/ThiS family protein, encoding MIKVKLYAEYRDIIGKNEIEIQCDQMTFKEIVEYISTTYNKEFIKAAIQNGKINEYMLAMVGETMLNSIDDTIKDGETLKILATAHGG
- a CDS encoding DUF354 domain-containing protein; the protein is MKVWIDISNTPHVNFFKGIIKNFEARGHETFVTSRNFDGLSALLDLHGIKHTVVGSHGGFCKKSKLVESSKRILELSEIISVEDIDLSLYKHSVEGARVSYGLGIPSICVLDNETAIAQNKLMLPLSSKVIAPEAIPLEEITRYGVHESQVIRFNGFCEIANVGDFKYDDSFISELGLCEDKFTIVMRPEPVKANYYNGNKDKTIIKAILEKTKCLTDYQFVVFPRFEEQKSVFNYDNVVIPEEPVDALSLMKYSDLVISAGGSMNREAVALNTPALTTYPEKLLAVTRKMIEQGLKVHLLDPEKITNFIEKDNNLDIYQDNNKKILSKLENPIDVISREIKTLGI
- a CDS encoding MFS transporter → MYILIVASLASFLTAFMGSSINIALPALGNEFNIDAVLLSWISTSYLLSAAISLVPSGRLADLYGRKKIFTYGIIIFTIATLISALSNSTSMLIFSRVLTGIGVGMVFSTSVAIVTSAFPIQERGKALGYTVAAVYLGLSMGPFIGGILTENFGWRSLFISSVLMGIFSAFITVLIKGEWAEAKNEKMDYIGTIIYALSLSMAIYGFSLLPSVQGAGFILFGILFILIFIYWEVKFDSPMLNVRIFRNNRGFTFSNIAALIHYSATFGITFLLSLYLQYIKGLGPQQAGLILLSQPLVMAIFSPYAGKLSDRVEPRVVATAGMGITFIGLLIFSFLNKTTSIPIIVINSILVGFGYALFSSPNMNSIMSSVEKKFYGIASAMVGTMRLIGQMMSMAISMVVFALIIGRVGITPEYHTVFLSAVKIAFSIFTGLSFVGIFASYYRGNIRKDSNSNH
- a CDS encoding glutaredoxin family protein, giving the protein MELTFEHVNGEKKGDIKLYALSTCVWCGKTKDLLKELGVDFNFVFVDLLQGDTKQYAIDEVKKYNKNFSFPTLVINNDKVIVGFKEAEIKEALS
- a CDS encoding ferredoxin:glutaredoxin reductase, with the translated sequence MPEERINKLYEKLKKDAEAGGYHLNPDIDFTKKLVRGLIVNEDRYGYQACPCRISSGTKKEDIDIICPCDYRDPDLDEYGTCYCALYVSQDILNGKKELGSIPERRLPEEERKKQTEGKVEGLSSLKYPVWRCKVCGYLCARDEPPEVCPICKAKKDRFERFL